From one Halosimplex rubrum genomic stretch:
- a CDS encoding FtsX-like permease family protein, translating to MTVESRSETVNAWRPSKPRSPNSMRRLRRFGALVGLASRRVAGRVRTSPQRVVLSVVGVALAIGLMVAVTGVSFGLASESVISSPETDYWIVPEDANVQSLVVSAGGVQLSNVHETSAQIGTDDRVEYAVPVLLELVPVEDTVTGEREYIFAAGVIARPNANLLGLSLAPLSPGDPYYANGSYDGTWTGETMLNDAAAETINASTGSRLVSDRIPDDRSLSVVNVSTGEASTAFGSIPMAVVQLSELQAMTDATTGDQADQILVSTNDPGVEESLATLYPRTTVVERSGLAAQRVSTSNLPLAIAVSGAATAVVVGVLFVATLMGLMVSSDRESLGTLAAVGLSRRSRSVLVAAETVTVALLGGGFGIGLGALGIVAINVAGREIFAESTVARFDPLLVGYALVVAFVIGLLGAIYPVLLSQRTNPMEVLSR from the coding sequence GTGACCGTCGAATCTCGCTCCGAGACGGTGAACGCATGGCGACCCAGCAAGCCTCGGAGCCCGAATAGTATGCGTCGACTCCGACGATTCGGTGCGCTGGTCGGTTTGGCGTCTCGCCGCGTCGCCGGCCGGGTACGGACTTCGCCACAGCGCGTCGTGTTGAGCGTCGTCGGCGTCGCTCTTGCGATCGGATTGATGGTCGCCGTCACGGGCGTCTCGTTCGGTCTCGCCTCGGAGTCGGTCATCTCCAGTCCAGAGACGGACTACTGGATCGTTCCCGAGGACGCGAACGTCCAGTCGCTCGTCGTCTCGGCCGGCGGCGTACAGTTGAGTAATGTCCACGAGACGAGTGCGCAGATCGGAACTGATGATCGAGTCGAGTATGCCGTTCCAGTTCTGCTCGAACTGGTCCCCGTCGAGGACACAGTCACTGGCGAACGGGAGTACATCTTCGCGGCCGGGGTTATTGCCCGTCCGAACGCAAACCTCCTCGGACTGTCTCTCGCACCCCTCAGCCCCGGTGATCCCTACTACGCGAACGGGAGTTACGACGGAACCTGGACCGGCGAGACGATGCTGAATGATGCCGCTGCGGAGACGATCAACGCCTCGACTGGCAGTCGGCTCGTCTCAGACCGGATCCCGGACGACCGGTCGCTTTCGGTCGTGAACGTGTCCACGGGCGAGGCGTCGACCGCGTTCGGATCTATCCCGATGGCCGTCGTCCAACTGAGCGAGCTGCAGGCGATGACGGACGCGACAACCGGCGACCAGGCCGACCAGATCCTCGTGAGTACCAACGATCCCGGTGTCGAGGAGTCGCTGGCGACATTGTACCCGCGGACGACGGTTGTCGAACGGAGTGGGCTGGCTGCCCAGCGCGTTTCAACGTCGAATCTGCCGCTCGCCATCGCAGTCAGCGGGGCAGCTACTGCGGTCGTCGTCGGCGTGCTGTTCGTCGCAACGCTCATGGGGCTCATGGTGAGTTCCGACCGCGAATCGCTGGGGACACTTGCCGCAGTTGGACTGTCGCGGCGCTCGCGGTCGGTGCTCGTCGCGGCCGAAACCGTCACGGTCGCACTTCTCGGTGGGGGCTTCGGGATCGGTCTCGGCGCGCTCGGTATCGTCGCGATCAATGTCGCCGGCCGGGAGATCTTCGCCGAGTCGACCGTCGCGCGGTTCGATCCGCTGCTCGTCGGCTACGCATTGGTTGTCGCCTTCGTGATCGGGCTTCTGGGCGCCATCTATCCGGTTCTACTAAGTCAGCGGACGAACCCGATGGAGGTACTTTCGCGATGA
- a CDS encoding ABC transporter permease, which yields MSPFARLRAVVGVAVAQLRHERVRTVIAVAGVAMAVLAAVLLASVGVGVLEFGQQKFEQSGQDLWVTGGPIELRPGTVGGFQNSLVDSHKVATEIEEREAVATAVPMIFQTVYAGRNSSEFQTLVGVGAPTNGNLVTMSEGREFSPEDAHYANGTYEGPMSHEVVIDPRTADLLDISVNDTMYLGGTIGTARQNEFTVVGISPTYSQFVGAPSVVIPPSELQEITGTTASDRASFVLVRAEDGADVAALEANLTESYSQYTIRTNEEQLRATLENQAVVLLSGGSLFVLAVVAGVLLVLNLQLSFVFRHREMFAAVTAIGLSRSALAGLILVYTLLIGIIGGLLGIGLAIPGVEAVNAVTAVVTGFEGVARLSHRILLGGFGLAIFVSLVGGLAASLYLARSNPLDSLY from the coding sequence ATGAGTCCGTTCGCACGACTGCGTGCGGTGGTCGGCGTCGCCGTTGCGCAACTTCGCCACGAGCGAGTGCGAACGGTGATCGCCGTGGCCGGCGTCGCGATGGCCGTTCTCGCCGCCGTGTTGCTCGCCAGCGTCGGGGTTGGCGTCCTCGAGTTCGGTCAGCAGAAGTTCGAACAGTCCGGGCAGGATCTGTGGGTGACCGGTGGCCCCATTGAGCTGCGCCCGGGGACCGTCGGTGGGTTCCAGAACTCACTGGTCGACTCCCACAAGGTTGCAACGGAGATCGAGGAACGCGAGGCGGTGGCGACGGCTGTTCCGATGATATTCCAGACCGTCTACGCTGGTCGGAATTCGTCGGAGTTCCAGACGTTGGTGGGGGTCGGAGCACCGACCAATGGGAACCTCGTGACGATGAGTGAAGGACGCGAATTTTCGCCGGAAGATGCTCATTACGCCAACGGAACGTACGAGGGGCCGATGAGCCACGAGGTGGTTATCGACCCGCGAACTGCGGACCTTCTGGATATCAGCGTGAACGACACGATGTATCTCGGCGGGACCATCGGAACCGCCCGACAGAACGAATTCACCGTCGTCGGTATTTCGCCGACATACTCGCAGTTCGTCGGCGCGCCCAGCGTTGTCATCCCACCTAGCGAGCTACAGGAGATAACGGGAACAACTGCGAGCGATAGGGCCTCGTTCGTGCTCGTTCGAGCGGAGGACGGTGCGGATGTCGCGGCGTTGGAGGCAAACCTGACGGAGAGCTATTCCCAGTACACGATCCGGACCAACGAGGAACAGCTGCGAGCGACGCTGGAAAACCAGGCTGTCGTACTGCTCAGCGGCGGGAGCCTCTTCGTGTTGGCAGTCGTCGCGGGCGTGCTTTTGGTGCTGAATCTGCAACTCTCATTTGTCTTTCGCCACCGCGAGATGTTCGCAGCGGTCACCGCTATTGGTCTCTCGCGCTCGGCGCTTGCCGGGCTCATCCTAGTCTACACGCTCCTCATTGGGATCATCGGCGGACTCCTCGGTATTGGACTCGCTATCCCAGGGGTTGAAGCGGTGAACGCGGTCACCGCGGTGGTGACCGGATTCGAAGGCGTCGCTCGGCTCTCCCACCGGATCCTTCTCGGTGGTTTCGGGTTGGCCATCTTCGTGAGTCTCGTCGGTGGCCTCGCAGCGAGTCTGTATCTCGCGCGTTCGAACCCGCTCGATAGCCTCTACTGA
- a CDS encoding DUF58 domain-containing protein, translated as MQARVRFWTIAGVAGLLSLWAVVLGQIVVLFGTAGIAAWLLTQQYRFTRLTTETTQSLSVTQTPSRSQVPTGETTVLSVTMEATDPLALHCSVTPRFPPGSESDSTGFALERGENRSTHTVEVMWPVAGTHTIEPPELTLRDRLGLFEQSITVGTATTVSVQPRGTQNLHVGEGGDPIAAGLGDHETGQSGSGLEPEEVRKYVPGDTIRNIDWKATARLGEPHVREFETETDRETVLFVDHRESLETGQPGETKLDYLRQVGLAFVENAREHTDPLGCYTVGDEGITGSFTPSADTDQQLSIRHQLQSLAPTERADEPDRSTSPTAPARAQQLRGRLADDETAFGTRLAPYFDRPNAYVESVLERPLVGAVKSATAGLDGSIWSVILTDDQNRTELREAVKLARRNQGRALVFIAPTVLYEPGGLGTLDDAHDQYMDFERFRQSLASMDRVTAFEVGPADRVSAVLARGREQWSRTRRN; from the coding sequence ATGCAAGCGCGGGTGCGGTTCTGGACTATTGCTGGTGTGGCGGGCCTGCTCTCTCTCTGGGCGGTCGTTCTGGGGCAGATCGTCGTACTATTCGGTACAGCGGGGATCGCCGCGTGGTTGCTCACTCAGCAGTATCGATTCACTCGATTGACTACGGAGACGACACAAAGTCTCTCAGTCACGCAGACACCATCTCGATCGCAGGTACCCACCGGGGAGACCACAGTCCTGAGCGTCACTATGGAAGCGACAGATCCGCTCGCGCTCCATTGTTCGGTGACACCCAGATTCCCACCTGGTTCAGAGTCGGATTCTACCGGGTTCGCACTCGAACGAGGGGAGAACAGGTCAACACACACAGTCGAAGTAATGTGGCCAGTTGCGGGGACCCACACCATCGAACCACCCGAGCTGACACTGCGTGATCGGCTCGGGCTGTTCGAACAATCGATCACCGTCGGAACGGCTACAACTGTCAGCGTGCAGCCCCGTGGGACTCAGAATCTCCACGTCGGTGAGGGAGGCGACCCGATCGCTGCAGGACTCGGTGACCACGAGACTGGCCAATCCGGCAGTGGACTCGAACCGGAGGAAGTCCGCAAGTACGTCCCTGGCGACACCATCCGGAATATCGACTGGAAAGCGACGGCACGGCTCGGTGAACCACACGTCAGGGAGTTCGAGACGGAGACCGACCGCGAGACGGTCTTGTTCGTCGACCATCGCGAGTCACTCGAAACCGGCCAGCCGGGCGAGACGAAACTCGACTATCTCAGGCAGGTCGGGCTTGCGTTCGTCGAGAACGCTCGCGAACACACTGACCCGCTCGGTTGTTACACGGTGGGCGACGAGGGCATCACCGGATCGTTCACGCCGAGTGCGGACACCGACCAGCAGCTATCGATCCGTCACCAGCTACAGTCGCTTGCACCGACCGAACGAGCCGACGAGCCAGACCGGTCGACAAGCCCGACCGCACCAGCGCGCGCCCAGCAACTCCGCGGGCGACTCGCTGATGACGAGACGGCTTTCGGGACACGGCTCGCGCCGTACTTCGATCGACCGAACGCGTACGTGGAATCGGTGCTCGAACGACCACTCGTGGGTGCGGTCAAATCTGCGACGGCGGGACTCGATGGATCGATCTGGTCGGTGATACTCACCGACGACCAGAACCGGACTGAGCTGCGAGAGGCGGTGAAACTGGCGCGACGGAATCAGGGGCGCGCGCTGGTCTTCATCGCACCGACGGTCCTCTACGAACCGGGGGGCCTCGGAACCCTCGACGACGCTCACGACCAGTACATGGACTTCGAACGGTTCCGCCAGTCGCTGGCGTCGATGGATCGCGTGACCGCCTTCGAGGTCGGTCCGGCCGACCGCGTGTCGGCCGTCCTCGCCAGAGGGCGAGAACAATGGTCGAGGACACGGAGGAACTGA
- a CDS encoding nucleotide sugar dehydrogenase, whose protein sequence is MDGKICVIGLGYVGLPLAIHFDRAGHTVIGYDVDQQKIESLQRGTDPTAELRDELVEESQISYTADETAIEESEYIIVTVPTPVDDLKNPNLKFVESAGETIGQNIQEGATVILESTVYPGATREILAPAIERTSGFTVGEDFYVGYSPERMVPGDSQHGLRDVIKIVSGQNDDVLADLAALYETIVDAGVHRAPDIEAAEAAKCIENIQRDLNIALVNELAIACNNLGLDTHAVLEAAGTKWNFHDYQPGLVGGHCIPVDPFFMIYESERNGYTPQLMEQAREVNEYMPKHVAEMMLRGLNDCGKVLQDSTVLVLGLAYKPGVGDIRTSPVEDTIEKLQSYDVEVIGHDPRADAQIVRDRFGIEVQDIPSFDGVDAILLATPHEEYLDLEYTDLMHRMSENPLVIDVMGDLNGRLADSDSVDYRRV, encoded by the coding sequence ATGGATGGGAAGATCTGCGTCATCGGGCTCGGATATGTCGGGCTACCACTAGCGATTCATTTCGATCGGGCGGGGCATACAGTCATCGGGTACGATGTGGATCAACAGAAGATCGAATCACTTCAACGGGGAACAGACCCGACAGCGGAACTTCGTGACGAATTAGTTGAAGAGAGCCAGATTTCGTATACGGCAGATGAAACGGCGATAGAAGAATCAGAATACATCATTGTCACCGTCCCCACGCCGGTTGACGATCTCAAGAACCCGAATCTGAAGTTCGTCGAAAGCGCTGGCGAGACTATCGGACAAAATATCCAAGAAGGTGCGACAGTCATTTTGGAATCGACAGTTTACCCCGGTGCAACACGCGAAATTCTGGCACCAGCTATCGAACGGACTTCAGGGTTCACCGTGGGCGAGGATTTCTATGTCGGCTACTCACCGGAACGAATGGTTCCAGGAGATAGCCAGCACGGGCTCCGTGATGTCATAAAGATAGTCAGTGGACAAAACGACGACGTTCTCGCTGATCTCGCCGCTCTCTACGAAACAATCGTCGATGCAGGCGTTCATCGGGCTCCAGATATTGAGGCCGCCGAGGCTGCGAAATGCATTGAAAATATCCAGCGCGACCTGAATATCGCCTTGGTTAACGAGCTGGCGATTGCCTGTAACAATCTCGGCCTGGATACACACGCTGTCCTCGAAGCCGCAGGCACGAAGTGGAACTTCCACGACTACCAACCTGGACTTGTCGGGGGGCACTGTATTCCCGTTGATCCCTTCTTCATGATTTACGAGTCAGAGCGGAATGGATACACGCCGCAACTCATGGAACAAGCGCGGGAGGTGAACGAGTACATGCCGAAGCACGTTGCCGAAATGATGCTCAGAGGCCTGAATGATTGCGGGAAGGTCCTTCAAGACAGTACTGTCCTCGTGCTCGGACTTGCGTACAAACCCGGTGTAGGAGACATCCGAACTTCCCCAGTTGAAGACACCATCGAAAAACTACAATCATACGATGTGGAGGTTATCGGTCACGATCCCCGTGCGGACGCTCAGATAGTGAGAGACCGATTTGGGATCGAGGTTCAGGATATCCCCTCCTTCGATGGTGTCGATGCAATCCTACTGGCGACTCCCCACGAGGAATATCTTGACCTCGAATATACGGATCTGATGCATAGGATGTCTGAGAACCCGCTGGTTATCGACGTAATGGGTGACCTTAACGGACGGCTCGCAGATTCAGATTCCGTGGACTACAGGCGGGTCTAA
- a CDS encoding glycosyltransferase family 2 protein, which produces MYRDHTVGVVMPAYNEEGLIGDVILTIPEYVDVIYVIDDCSTDGTWEEIYEAAKQDEATELEDQQGKTSKTVFADGGGLLSNRAEVYDQIERVVPIQHRENMGAGGAIKTGYLAALEDKIDITVTMDGDGQMDPDYMPRLLDPIVEDEADYAKANRLLYREFREDMPIFRFLGNSILTFLTKVASGYWKTMDPQNGYTAISNYALENVGIEMMYEYYGYCNDLLVKLNAKGMRVADVAVPAIYGDEESSIDYTTYIRKVSVMLLQNFLWRLKVKYLVLDFHPLALFYVFGALMTTLGMMGLGWSLYAKFMLGNSLFVRGSTSILVFSIGSMFMMFAMLFDMQVNESKEIQVRA; this is translated from the coding sequence ATGTACCGCGACCATACAGTCGGCGTCGTCATGCCCGCTTATAATGAAGAGGGGCTGATCGGGGATGTCATTCTAACCATACCGGAGTACGTGGATGTCATCTACGTCATTGACGATTGCTCGACCGACGGCACTTGGGAGGAGATCTATGAGGCCGCCAAGCAAGACGAAGCTACTGAATTAGAAGATCAACAGGGAAAGACTTCGAAAACAGTGTTTGCAGACGGCGGTGGGCTATTGTCCAACCGAGCAGAGGTCTACGACCAAATCGAGCGGGTTGTCCCGATACAACACCGGGAGAATATGGGTGCTGGTGGAGCTATCAAGACTGGGTATTTAGCCGCATTAGAGGACAAAATAGATATTACAGTCACGATGGATGGTGACGGGCAGATGGACCCTGATTATATGCCGCGATTACTTGACCCAATTGTTGAAGACGAAGCCGACTATGCGAAGGCAAATCGGCTCTTGTACCGAGAGTTCCGTGAAGATATGCCTATATTTCGTTTTCTCGGGAATTCTATCCTGACCTTTCTGACGAAAGTCGCCAGCGGATACTGGAAGACGATGGATCCCCAGAACGGCTACACTGCCATCTCCAACTACGCATTGGAGAACGTCGGCATTGAGATGATGTACGAGTACTACGGCTACTGCAACGACCTCCTAGTGAAACTCAACGCGAAAGGGATGCGGGTCGCCGACGTAGCCGTGCCTGCCATCTACGGGGACGAGGAGTCTTCAATTGACTATACGACCTACATTCGGAAGGTTTCCGTGATGTTACTCCAGAATTTCCTTTGGCGCCTGAAGGTGAAGTACCTCGTGCTTGACTTTCATCCACTCGCACTGTTCTACGTCTTTGGGGCACTGATGACGACGCTTGGGATGATGGGACTTGGGTGGTCGCTATACGCGAAGTTCATGCTGGGAAACTCACTGTTCGTTCGTGGGTCTACGAGTATCCTCGTATTTTCGATCGGAAGTATGTTTATGATGTTCGCTATGCTGTTCGATATGCAGGTCAACGAAAGCAAGGAAATACAGGTGCGAGCGTAA
- a CDS encoding DUF354 domain-containing protein: MKIIFTVQHPANVHIFKNPARILEQMGHDIWIFGRSSDVTKDLLEQYSLNSEVLVEKEPTNIINLCKIQAKYEYKMINKFRKIRPDIVISQSGVAASHAAKLTDAKNILFIDNDHATIENRLSKPFADKIYSPNGFKKHFGKKHEFYDSYDYLAYTHPDYFEPNTEVFKHLNINSDANYVLFRLIAWNAAHDFRAERSTDFKKLIKKFDELGYNILISSEETAPGEFQEFIIDVPPHLFHDLLYYSNLYVGEGAATALEAALLGTPAIYLNELNLGYLTEFENRYGSVKDLHGHSTDDIMKNAKLMLSNDFNANSIRKQVAEEKRDMTKLIVDSVSEVHDR; encoded by the coding sequence ATGAAGATTATATTCACTGTGCAGCACCCCGCAAATGTGCACATATTCAAAAACCCAGCCAGGATTTTAGAGCAGATGGGGCATGATATCTGGATCTTCGGCCGGTCATCGGACGTTACGAAAGATCTACTGGAACAATACTCCTTGAATTCAGAGGTTCTGGTAGAAAAGGAACCGACCAATATTATCAATCTATGTAAAATACAGGCAAAGTATGAGTATAAAATGATTAATAAGTTTCGAAAAATTCGACCCGACATTGTAATCTCTCAAAGTGGGGTTGCAGCATCTCATGCAGCCAAACTTACTGACGCAAAAAATATACTATTCATTGATAACGATCATGCAACTATCGAAAACAGATTAAGTAAGCCATTTGCTGATAAGATCTACAGCCCAAATGGGTTTAAAAAACACTTCGGAAAAAAACATGAATTTTACGATAGTTATGATTACCTCGCATATACACACCCTGACTATTTTGAGCCAAATACAGAGGTATTCAAACATCTAAATATCAATTCAGACGCCAATTATGTATTATTCAGGCTAATTGCATGGAATGCAGCACATGACTTTAGAGCGGAAAGAAGTACAGATTTTAAAAAGTTGATTAAAAAGTTTGATGAATTAGGATACAATATTTTAATCTCATCTGAAGAGACTGCTCCTGGAGAATTTCAGGAGTTCATTATAGATGTCCCCCCGCATCTATTCCATGACTTACTCTATTACTCAAATTTATATGTGGGGGAAGGGGCAGCTACTGCACTAGAAGCTGCGCTGTTGGGAACCCCTGCCATATATCTTAATGAACTCAATCTGGGGTATTTGACTGAATTTGAGAACCGGTATGGTTCTGTTAAAGATCTCCATGGGCACTCTACAGACGACATAATGAAAAATGCAAAATTAATGCTTTCTAATGACTTTAATGCTAATAGTATACGGAAACAAGTAGCAGAGGAAAAAAGGGATATGACTAAGCTCATAGTTGATAGTGTATCCGAGGTCCATGACCGGTAA
- a CDS encoding glycosyltransferase family 2 protein: MSKQTPLVSIVIPVYNREDTIVRCIDSALSQTYDNIEIIVVDDASTDRTVECIRSTYSDDLYLIEHTRNRGGSAARNTGIDEASGEYIALLDSDDAWRPEKVEHQVKILSSRSDKYAGIYCGTEYVSQDPFTTLIKNLAISPSTDKSCTIEEILSLQTTLGGASTILVRRSVVNKINGFDEDFTRHQDLEFLIRCLKEGEMIYMHKPYVIKFETNYPSANSVSQAKELFFHKFSDEISVQEQNGVPISEYHNFDLARCHIRNGDLIEAIELLKESKPPSTTDVLSFAKAVFDRLS; the protein is encoded by the coding sequence ATGTCTAAACAAACCCCTCTGGTGAGTATCGTCATCCCTGTATATAATAGAGAAGATACAATAGTTCGTTGTATAGATAGTGCGCTGTCTCAAACTTATGACAACATTGAAATAATTGTAGTAGATGATGCTTCCACAGATAGAACTGTAGAATGTATTCGTTCGACATACTCTGATGATCTCTACCTTATCGAGCATACTCGAAATAGAGGTGGTAGCGCTGCAAGAAACACAGGAATCGATGAAGCAAGTGGCGAATATATTGCTTTATTAGATTCGGACGATGCTTGGAGACCGGAAAAAGTAGAACACCAAGTCAAAATTCTATCGTCAAGGAGCGACAAATATGCGGGAATTTACTGTGGCACTGAATATGTTTCGCAGGATCCGTTCACAACCTTGATAAAAAATCTCGCAATAAGTCCTTCAACAGACAAGAGCTGTACCATCGAAGAGATATTGTCTCTCCAGACAACACTCGGTGGAGCATCAACCATATTAGTCCGCAGATCTGTAGTAAACAAAATTAATGGATTCGATGAAGATTTCACGCGTCACCAAGATCTCGAGTTTTTGATTCGTTGTTTAAAAGAAGGCGAAATGATATATATGCATAAACCATACGTGATTAAATTCGAAACTAATTATCCGTCTGCAAATTCCGTATCTCAAGCTAAAGAGTTGTTTTTCCATAAATTTTCTGATGAAATATCAGTGCAAGAACAAAATGGCGTACCAATTTCAGAATACCATAATTTTGATTTAGCACGATGTCATATTAGAAACGGAGATCTGATCGAGGCTATCGAATTACTGAAGGAATCTAAGCCACCATCCACTACTGATGTACTATCTTTTGCAAAGGCAGTATTTGACCGCCTAAGTTGA